The nucleotide window TGAGACGCCGATTCACACCAGCGATTAAGCGGCTGTCTGAAGTCCTCCCACTGCCCAATTCGAGCGGGCGGAGGCGGAGGGGAGAGTCGGGGAAGTTCTGTGCAAACTTCTGTGGCCCGTGGGGCTCGGGCGACTTAACGAGACGAGAGGCGAACTCATCTCCTCCTGGATTCTGGTGATAGAAAGTTAAAGTTTCTCCAGTGGTTACTGTCTGAGGCCGGCAGGTGTTGATTGGACGAGTGAGACGAGTCTGAAGCTGCTGAAAGGATCTCTTTAAAGTGAGAGATGTAGGCGCAGTATTGACCTCAACAATCTTTAGAGATAAATTAGTTCTGTTAGGTGAGTTCACTTGATTCTGGTCTTTGTGAAGTCACATGTTCTTCTTCCAATTTAGACTTATTCTTGTTTTTCAGTCGATCTTTCCTCTGGTGTGTTACAAAGGTTTTTTGAAGCTTtcaaagttctgcaaagttataAAGCCCGaacacaggagaggagaacaACACTGCCTCCTTTAACttcaagttttatttataaCCCTTATTATTAGATCTGGAATGTGGTCGTGCACAGATGATAACTCATAACTTCAGATGATACTCACTGTATCTTCTTTGTGAAATTCTTTGTCACTATTCCTCCTTCTTCCTGCTTCTCTTCATGTTTCCCTGTttggaaacaaaacacacaaagttagGAAGAGAGTGAGGAACTAGACGTGACATGATGAAGTTTGacattgtacaaatactttACTTCATATAATTATGGCTgagtaataaaacattaattatcTGAATAACAGTTTCATcgatagcaatataacaaaggtTCAATATACATcatgaaaaaacaatgtttatcCACTTTAAAATTTACTTCAATGGGTGACACTCACAGCTAAAGTTATCAACTGTATTAATATACCATGTTAGAGCTCATGCATTATTAGAAAGGAGGAATAACACATCATTCATTGAGCTGAAGTTtataaaatctgtttatttagtGTTTGTCTCAGCTCATGAAGAAGAGTTTGAACCAacccttcactcaggagcaaaagtTTATAAACCTCAGCAGTGCTTTCAATTGGAGCCTTAAAGGGTGTGTGTTGCCATGAACATGTTGAAATGATTAAGCTTTATTCCCCtcagtgtttctcctgcagaAAACACTCTGATCCGAGGCAGTTCTCCCtggaaacaccccccccccgtctcccccgGGCTCTGTTTATGGTCGTTCCATCTCTCGGACTCGCTCgcagctgctccgctgctgtTAAATGTCAACCCCACTGCCGGCAGCGTggcctgaccccccccccccccccccccccccccagtgacaTCCCTGCCTGCCGGACAGAGCTGGACTCCACCAGAGCTCCAGGGAGGACGCAGCTCAGATCACCGGTGAAGTCATGAGATCAAAATGAAAACCTGATCATGATCTGCTCCCTCGGATGTTCGGTGAATAACGGAGGTTCAGTTAGAGATCAGGCAGACGAGGCCGCTCCTTCTTTTCTAGTCTCTTACGACACAGATGCCAAATTCCAGATGCTCTGTGTAATACTGTGTGttctggaagggggggggggggggggctcaacgTGATGGATGAGCTGTTCTGTCCGGTTGAGTCTCAAGGACGAACCTGAAGTTTTCAGATGAGCAGACGGGTCGAGAAGTTTATCTGGTATTTGTTACTGTGACGAGGGGAGAGGCGTGTCCTCCGCTTCCTCCAATCAGAGTCCAGCTTTAACAGTGGTCATTACTTATCTGATTCATTTGGTTCAGTTAAAGCAACGATATGAAGCTTTATCACCTTTAAACAGCACTTTGATTTAAATAAGTTTGAGGTTTGAGTGACTGTGAGTGTGGAgaatgtttcttctttcttctacatgtcaaacagaaaaatagaaaacGGATTTGCTTGTTTCAGAAATAGAAATGAACTCGTTCTGTCTCAGTGtaactctggtgagtgggttcgatctcctgtgagaagaaccgactgagagtcacagcttcaactgTCAGAGGGAACAAACCTCACGTTGATTACCATGACTCAGCCTCGCTAACGTTACAGTTAACTCCGGTGGCAACACACTCTCCACATGGCTCTGGCAGCATGTAACACAAACCTACAGTTAGCTAGTAGCTACCTGAAGCTCGCGTCAacgcaacaacacaacatctaaAGCTGCATGATGGAAACCGAAGCTGTATGTCACGTGAAAGGATTGTGAAACCAGGACGTGCAGCTAATGTCCAGGCAAAAGAtgcttgtttgtgtatttgcaggcGTTTTTGTGTTCTCGTCTAAACGGAGATGTTTTGTAAATCGAAAGCCGTGTAAATAGATTTATTTCAAAACGTAGGGGAACATTTACGTTGAAAAAAGCGTGAGAATGTTTTTGTTGATTCACGACTAAAGCTGAGGGTCATCTGAAAGGATTCAGGCCTTAAAGAGGAACTTAACAACAATTTAAGCTCGATGACATCGTCTTCAGATGTTTAAAACTCAAAGTGTACTGGTTGTGTTTCACTATTTGTCATTTTCAGGGACGATCCAGTCGCACAACGATGGTCACAGTAGACCGTCTCTCAGTAAGCAGTCAACAACACGGCTGCATGTTTCTCTGTGGGTTCGTGTGCCGAGCGGCTCCATCGAGCTGGTGTCACGCTCCCTGTCACACTTTTAGAAACAAGGGTCGAGTCTCTGCGGCCGGCCGGCTCAACATGGCGCTGACTGAACCACACAACTGGCATACCAACGATGTGTTTATAAAAAACCCTGCGTCCTCTGTGCCCTCCACAGCCCCGGGGATCCCTGCGCCTCGGCCTTCAAAGCACCGAGGAATGTGGAGCCGTGAGGAAGCAGTTTCTACAACCTACTCCCAGGACAAGAGGCCGAGTTCGGATGTGACACCGGCCCTGAAGGGAGCTCGCTGCACCCGGGTCGCCGGGTCGCGTCCTATTTCCAGAACATTCTGCTGGGTGTTTAATGACCGGCGGGCGACTCCTCTTATTGTAAACAGAGCCTGTTGTCACGGGCCTGGCCTTAAATCTAAATCGAGCCCATGGACGTCTGAGGGAATGATTCTCCTGGAATTTGAAACAGGTGTCTAAGCTGGAGGATCTGCCTGCCAACCGGCCCCGGGCCCCGGAGTCCGTCCAGCTCGTCCACATCGAGACGCGTTCGAGCCGAGAGCACGTGACACCACAGAGGGTTCATCTCACAGCTCCACGTGAAAGAGAGGCTGCTTTCTGAGGACTGTTTTAAactctgttgtgattttatAAGTATTTTACTTGGATTAACAAAGTTCTTTTGTCTCACATGATGCTTTATCTTATCCTGCTTAAAACGTTTACTCCAAATGTGACTATCTGATCAAAAATGACTTAAAATACAGAAGGTACTGAAGGGATAAATGGAAGTTAGTGAAGAGTTTTCGTGAAACATTTCCATTGTAATTAATGTGTTATAAAAAACTGGCagtgattcctaagatgtcgtATCAAACTCTTATgacaatgaaatgtaattgagggatgatatttaacagtttaaccAATAACTTTACAGTaaataaccaaaataaaaagaaagcataaatatagatagatatatagaacttgaattaagaaaattaaaCGTATTTCTTGTTGAGTTATATGAAAATTTAAATGCACATCCTCTCTGCACTGTTTATTCTGTCTATTCAGTTTTCATAGTGCGTAAATACATCGTGAAAGGATATGTGTATAAAATATGACTATTTATATATAGAGAAAACAATTCAggctatctatctctctctctatatatagaTTAAAGATACTGACTCTAAAGAACTATAGCAGAACATCCAACAAACTATCTCTATTTTCAAGGAAGTCAATTGAAATAATATAAACCTTCTGCATCGTTTATAAAGTCGAATTAAAGTTTTAATATCGTAAACAATGATATTGAACTGGTTCCATACATCCAGGTCTAAAAGGTCATGGTTAAAGATATTGAGCTTAAAACAGAATAGCAGATTaaatctaataaaaacaaaccatttgCCTTTACTTATAGACTCATTTTCTATAAACTATATAATATAAAGTGTAAACTCTCCAGTCTGAGGCGGTGACCTCGGAGTCTCAGTTTAACAGCAGTTTTAAAGGGACTTGGAGCAGCAGGTGTTTTTCACAGAGTTCTATAAATAAAGTCTTTCTCAGTTTGACTCCGAGCTCCAGACTTTAATCACCGACGCCTCCTGAAGAACAAAGTCACGGGATCAACTCACCTGACACTTCCACGAACCCATCCCTCGTTTTCACGTTTAATTCCTCTGGTTTGAAGCTGTGCACGTTTACGCACACTTTCCACGGCTCCCCCCCGGGGCTGCCGGCCCCCCCACCGGCCGTGCCCGTGCCGGTGGGGGAGCTCCGCGGGGAGGCCTCTCCGTACCGGCTCGTGTAGACCGCGGGGCCTCCGCTGGAATGACGCACGGGGAAACCGGAGCGTAACGTGGAGCTGAAGGGCGACGAGCTCAGGCGGGTGCCGAGCCGGCCCGGTCGAGCCCAGCCCGGCCAGTCCATCCCCAGGTCCTCGGGGAACGGGGGGATCCCGAAGTCATCCTCCATGAACCGGGAGGCGAGCTGCTCCCGGAATGGAGACTGCTCCCGGAACGGAGACTCTCCAAACGGATCCCGGGGAAACCTCTGTCGGCTCCCCAGCGTGTAGAAGTCTCCCTCTGCCATGAGTTCAACACCAGCAGGAAAACaagttcttctctttctttatgtTAACAAAACAAACCTTCAACTCAAACTGTTCCCTTTTCTGTGGAATCACAAACTCCCTGCGCCTGTTAGTCTCTGTTGGATGAGGCGCATCACCGTTACGCACCAGTCTCCTGCTGATCCAACAACACGCTCCCCAGTGCACACGAAGTTTCTGACACTCTCATGTGAACTGGTCTATTTTCTCCTGGCGGAAGGTTTTATACTGGGCCCAGCTTCCCACAGGGTGAGGCGGTGCACTGTGTGGAAAGATCTGGGAGGGTCTGGAGCTGCTGGAACCCTCCACctcaaattcaaaataaactttttcaaaCCTTTACAGAAtcaaaaactgaataaaacattgATTTCTTCCATTTTAATAAGAacttttcttgtgtttctttgcataaaaacatgatgtaaactttttaaattatgattaaAGGTCTTGTTGATTTTAGTTTTGCAGTGTAGAAGCAAGAGACCAGCCTCCCTCAGACCAAATAAAGTCACCGTGCACATGACCCGCGCGCACAGACgcagctcagtgactcacttcGTCTTTAATAGAAAATAACATGTCAGAGCTTCCTGTCAAACGATGATGTCATAAAACTAAACAGCAAACATATCGGGTTTGTGGGCGTGGCCTCTGTTTGCTGAGGTAAACAAGTAAACAGAGAGTTTTCTTCActgaaccacagactgtttataaaaaggaGACCACTGACATGACATGGGCACTTCAGGAGCCAATCAGATTACAGCTGCATGGGGctagtaccccccccccccccccgcccccccttgGATCCGCCCCTGGTTTTTCCATCTGtttccacaacacaacacacgaAGGaggatttttcattttatccAGAACATGAGTTTATTGATCTTATTCTGAACACGCACGTGGAGGAGCATCATGGGGGACAATTCAATTTTCCGGGCGACACATTGTTACGACGTGAAGTTCACACTGACACCAGGAAACATGTGACAGCGTGAGAAACATTTGCTTTCTGCTTTTCCTCGCATTGGGAAtaagggggagaggagggatcATTTAACACTGAAACACTGGATCACTATTGCTGTATCACTGCTGTTATCATacgttttaaaaacaacagaagacgTGATCAGAGGGATCTTATACACCAACACATCTACGGTCCGCTGTTCGATGCCCAACTCCGCTGGGCAACGCGTCAAACATGTACACAGCCAACGACGCCGTGAATCACATTCGGCAAAATCAAATCATCACAGCTTTTTGTATAGTTTTTACAGTGCAGATGCGTATTTACATCATGGTAATATTCAAAAATCATTACGCACAACAGGTGATGTAAACTTTACATTGTGAGGTGGGAGAGTTATGAACACGACCAATCATCACCCGCCGGCTCCTCTTCTTGAGGAGTTCAGGGTCTGTGGAGAACGTTTGTGCCGAGTTCCTCTTCCGGCGTCTGATCTCCCTCATTCACCCAATTCAGTTGACATTCAGGGAAATAAGCTGAGAGGAGTGAAGTGCATAGAGAGCAGTCAGTTGGGCCTGGAGCGCAGAGCACGCACGGCCCCGATGATGGATTTGAAACGATTGAGAAATATTAACTCTCTCTATTATACAGAAAGGCAGttttctaacttttttttttttgcagattcaAACCCTGGAGTCAAAGCACCCCACTGAAAATTAACTTTAAAGAATAAGTTTGACATTTAGGGGAAATATTGAAGTTGATTTGCT belongs to Platichthys flesus chromosome 3, fPlaFle2.1, whole genome shotgun sequence and includes:
- the hspb8 gene encoding heat shock protein beta-8, whose product is MAEGDFYTLGSRQRFPRDPFGESPFREQSPFREQLASRFMEDDFGIPPFPEDLGMDWPGWARPGRLGTRLSSSPFSSTLRSGFPVRHSSGGPAVYTSRYGEASPRSSPTGTGTAGGGAGSPGGEPWKVCVNVHSFKPEELNVKTRDGFVEVSGKHEEKQEEGGIVTKNFTKKIQIPGDVDPQAVFASLSPEGVLIIEARQTPPYHLFCGEGPQGGDTLEEEVPRPQEATVV